The following proteins are encoded in a genomic region of Pangasianodon hypophthalmus isolate fPanHyp1 chromosome 26, fPanHyp1.pri, whole genome shotgun sequence:
- the gja8b gene encoding gap junction protein alpha 8 paralog b, translated as MGDWSFLGNILEEVNEHSTVIGRVWLTVLFIFRILILGTAAEFVWGDEQSDYVCNTQQPGCENVCYDEAFPISHIRLWVLQIIFVSTPSLVYVGHAVHHVHMEEKRKEREEAELSRQQETGEERLPVAPDQGSVRTAKETSTKGSKKFRLEGTLLRTYICHIIFKTFFEVGFVVGQYFLYGFRILPLYKCSRWPCPNTVDCFVSRPTEKTVFIIFMLAVACVSLFLNFVEISHLGLKKIHFAFRKPAQPQIEGSGAGEKPSIAVSSIQKAKGYKLLDEDKTVSHFFPLTEVAGMEAGCVPTSYKPFGGKTDGATAPRGDMSKMYEETLPSYVQTTMVGLKGATGVIRVDEDEMPGEEDVEASETIEDNRPLSSLSKASSRARSDDLTV; from the coding sequence ATGGGTGACTGGAGTTTCTTGGGCAACATCCTTGAGGAAGTCAATGAGCACTCGACGGTTATCGGTAGGGTGTGGCTGACTGTGCTCTTTATCTTTCGCATTCTGATCCTCGGCACTGCGGCAGAGTTCGTATGGGGCGACGAGCAGTCGGATTACGTCTGCAACACACAGCAGCCCGGTTGCGAGAACGtctgctatgatgaggccttcCCCATTTCACACATACGCCTGTGGGTTCTGCAGATCATCTTTGTCTCCACGCCGTCACTGGTGTATGTGGGCCACGCAGTGCACCATGTTCACATGGAAGAGAAACGTAAGGAACGTGAGGAGGCAGAGCTGAGCCGGCAACAGGAGACAGGTGAAGAGCGGCTGCCAGTTGCTCCTGACCAGGGTAGTGTCCGTACAGCCAAAGAGACCAGCACCAAAGGCAGCAAGAAGTTCCGCTTGGAAGGCACACTGCTCAGAACCTACATCTGCCACATCATCTTCAAAACATTCTTTGAGGTAGGGTTTGTCGTGGGCCAATACTTCCTGTATGGCTTTCGCATCCTGCCTCTGTACAAGTGCAGCCGCTGGCCCTGCCCCAACACAGTCGACTGCTTCGTGTCAAGGCCAACTGAAAAGACTGTCTTCATTATCTTTATGTTAGCTGTGGCCTGTGTCTCACTCTTCCTTAACTTTGTAGAGATCAGCCACTTGGGCCTCAAGAAGATTCACTTTGCATTTCGCAAACCAGCCCAGCCCCAAATTGAGGGATCTGGTGCAGGTGAGAAGCCTTCCATAGCTGTGTCCTCTATTCAGAAAGCCAAAGGCTACAAGTTACTGGACGAGGACAAAACAGTTTCACACTTCTTTCCCCTGACTGAGGTGGCTGGCATGGAGGCTGGGTGTGTGCCCACATCCTATAAAccatttgggggaaaaacagaTGGAGCGACAGCGCCACGGGGAGACATGTCGAAGATGTATGAGGAGACCTTGCCCTCTTATGTCCAGACTACCATGGTGGGGCTCAAAGGAGCTACTGGCGTTATTCGGGTGGACGAGGATGAAATGCCTGGAGAAGAAGACGTGGAAGCCAGCGAGACAATAGAGGACAACAGACCCCTCAGTAGCCTGAGCAAGGCCAGCAGCCGGGCGAGGTCAGATGACTTGACAGTATAA